In Thalassotalea fonticola, a single genomic region encodes these proteins:
- a CDS encoding sulfite exporter TauE/SafE family protein has translation MFLSVFLVCMLLGIVVGFLAGLLGIGGGLVIVPVLIMLLPTLGIHTDIVMPIALASSLASIVVTSSSAAFTHHKLGNIPWKMTKKLMVFVAVGAVVGANLADLLPKEALTAIFATFVISLATYMLFSIRQTVHRELPSDYVLKGVAGGTGIIASLMGISGGAVLIPFLTYCGVNLLHAIGVSTACGMIVSLFGTMAFMIAGLDNPNLPEWSLGYIYWPAVLGIASSSTILARYGVKLANKLPVKTIKKVFAAFLILVALKMMI, from the coding sequence ATGTTTTTATCAGTTTTTCTTGTATGTATGTTACTTGGCATTGTAGTTGGCTTTTTAGCTGGCTTATTGGGTATTGGTGGCGGTTTAGTTATTGTCCCCGTGCTTATTATGCTTTTACCTACATTAGGTATACACACTGATATTGTTATGCCTATCGCCTTGGCATCATCTCTTGCCTCTATCGTCGTAACATCTAGCAGCGCCGCATTTACTCATCATAAGTTAGGTAATATACCTTGGAAGATGACGAAAAAATTAATGGTTTTTGTCGCTGTTGGTGCTGTAGTAGGGGCAAATCTTGCTGACTTATTACCTAAAGAAGCCCTTACGGCTATTTTTGCTACTTTTGTTATTTCGTTAGCAACTTACATGTTGTTTTCAATACGCCAAACTGTACATAGAGAATTACCTTCAGATTATGTGTTAAAGGGCGTGGCTGGCGGAACTGGCATTATTGCTAGTTTGATGGGGATCAGTGGTGGCGCAGTTCTCATTCCGTTTTTAACCTATTGCGGCGTTAATTTATTACATGCCATTGGTGTTTCTACTGCATGCGGCATGATTGTCTCGCTTTTTGGCACAATGGCGTTTATGATTGCTGGTCTTGATAATCCAAACCTTCCAGAATGGAGTTTAGGATATATATACTGGCCGGCAGTATTGGGTATTGCCTCATCGTCAACAATTTTGGCAAGGTATGGGGTAAAACTTGCTAATAAACTGCCGGTTAAAACAATAAAAAAAGTCTTTGCTGCTTTCTTAATTTTAGTAGCATTAAAAATGATGATTTAA
- the lgt gene encoding prolipoprotein diacylglyceryl transferase yields MTLAAIQFPIIDPIIFSIGPIALRWYGFMYLIGFILAMVIANKAADKSNGLWTRDQVSDLLFYGFLGVILGGRIGYVLFYNFDYFLSDPIYLFKIWTGGMSFHGGLLGVITAIAFFARKENKSFLQVGDFVAPLVPLGLGAGRIGNFINAELWGRQTDVPWAMVFPTDRLGLARHPSQLYEFFLEGLVLFLIIYFVGKKTKAAGVASGLFLAGYGLFRMIIEFFREPDAHLGFYFSFISMGQMLSLPMVLIGVVMIVWGLNHNQPIVNNKSQNKKSKAK; encoded by the coding sequence ATGACCCTAGCTGCAATTCAATTTCCGATTATTGACCCTATTATATTTTCAATCGGACCAATCGCCCTTCGTTGGTATGGCTTCATGTATTTAATTGGCTTTATTTTAGCAATGGTTATTGCTAATAAAGCAGCTGATAAAAGCAATGGCCTTTGGACTCGAGACCAGGTAAGTGACTTACTCTTTTATGGCTTCTTAGGGGTCATTTTAGGTGGCCGAATTGGCTATGTATTATTTTATAATTTTGATTATTTCCTTAGCGATCCTATTTATCTCTTTAAAATATGGACCGGCGGTATGTCCTTCCATGGCGGCTTGCTTGGCGTAATAACAGCTATTGCATTTTTTGCTCGCAAAGAAAATAAAAGCTTTTTACAGGTAGGGGATTTTGTTGCACCACTAGTACCACTTGGTTTAGGTGCCGGCCGCATAGGTAATTTTATCAACGCTGAATTATGGGGCCGTCAAACTGATGTGCCATGGGCAATGGTATTTCCAACTGATAGGCTTGGCTTAGCTCGTCACCCTTCACAGTTATACGAGTTCTTTCTAGAAGGCTTAGTATTATTTTTAATTATTTATTTTGTCGGTAAAAAGACCAAAGCGGCAGGCGTTGCCAGTGGTTTGTTTTTAGCCGGATACGGCTTGTTTAGAATGATAATTGAATTTTTCCGCGAGCCAGATGCGCATTTAGGTTTTTACTTCAGTTTTATTTCAATGGGACAGATGCTCTCATTACCAATGGTTTTAATTGGTGTAGTTATGATTGTTTGGGGACTAAACCATAATCAACCTATTGTGAACAACAAGAGCCAGAATAAAAAGAGCAAAGCAAAATGA
- the ptsP gene encoding phosphoenolpyruvate--protein phosphotransferase, whose translation MLTTLRRIVLAFGQEPELDTALQNMVGQVKTAMTTECCSVYLADYEQEHFLLMASDGLAKASLGRVAIGFSEGLVGLVGQREEPINIANAQQHPRFKEAPEVQEEDFNAFLGTPIIHQRRVLGILSVQQKQAREFSENEEAFLVTIAAQLAIAIANAETKGILSRNIKQKNRQYVQGIPGSPGLAIGNFYVSYPKAQLSSVSLTKVHQPSSQTKVFQHAVIKTKRDLRQMSDRMQGAIPEDALDIFEMYEHMLESASLGDEILAKINIGWNAESALKLVIEQYVVQFESVDDLYIRERATDIKDLGNRVLFHLQQEDINKPTPPENMILVAQEVTASLIAEYQHKGLKAIVSLSGSTNSHAVILARALGIPAIMGVGNIPLSSFQQKNAIIDGYSGEIFLSPDTATLNEYQHLVREEDELQEIVKQVIDLPAITKDGKSIELLLNAGLGAEFDDSMKNGAIGIGLYRTEIPFMERSCFPSELEQITLYKKVLNSFPRQPVVMRTLDVGGDKALPYFPISEDNPFLGWRGIRITLDHPEIFLVQVRAMLRANIGLGNLEIMLPMVSGTTEVDDAVRLINQAYFEVSNESDVAVAKPKVGIMLEVPSVIFQLSELAKKVDFFSVGSNDLTQYLLAVDRNNSRVAPLFDSYHPAVLRALNKIAEQAQVELIELSLCGELASEPGGALLLLAMGYDKLSMNAHNIPRVKWVLRHLDYKQAQLILSHCLMLSTAKQVHNYLNEQLELLGLGGFVRAGK comes from the coding sequence ATGTTAACCACGTTACGTAGAATAGTTTTAGCATTCGGGCAAGAACCTGAGCTTGATACAGCCTTACAAAATATGGTTGGGCAAGTTAAAACAGCTATGACTACTGAGTGTTGCTCTGTTTACCTAGCTGATTATGAACAAGAACACTTTCTATTAATGGCCTCTGATGGCTTAGCTAAAGCTTCCCTTGGCCGTGTTGCCATTGGGTTCTCTGAAGGTTTGGTTGGCTTAGTTGGCCAGCGCGAAGAGCCTATCAACATTGCCAATGCCCAGCAACACCCTCGTTTTAAAGAGGCACCAGAAGTTCAGGAGGAAGATTTTAATGCCTTTTTAGGTACCCCCATTATTCACCAACGTCGGGTGTTAGGCATTTTATCAGTTCAGCAAAAGCAAGCTCGAGAGTTTAGTGAAAATGAAGAAGCATTTTTAGTTACAATTGCTGCTCAGTTAGCGATTGCAATTGCCAATGCAGAAACAAAAGGTATTTTAAGTCGAAATATAAAACAGAAAAATCGTCAATATGTGCAGGGCATTCCAGGCTCTCCTGGTTTAGCCATAGGTAACTTTTATGTAAGTTACCCGAAAGCTCAATTAAGCAGTGTCAGCTTAACTAAGGTGCACCAACCCAGTAGTCAAACTAAAGTTTTTCAACATGCGGTAATTAAAACGAAACGCGACCTTAGGCAAATGAGCGATCGTATGCAGGGGGCTATTCCTGAAGATGCATTAGATATTTTCGAAATGTATGAGCATATGCTAGAAAGTGCCAGTTTGGGGGACGAGATACTGGCGAAAATAAATATCGGTTGGAACGCTGAAAGTGCATTAAAGTTAGTGATTGAACAATATGTGGTGCAATTTGAATCAGTAGATGATCTTTACATTCGAGAGCGTGCTACAGACATTAAAGACCTTGGTAATCGAGTATTATTTCATTTACAGCAGGAAGACATCAATAAGCCTACCCCGCCAGAGAATATGATTTTAGTAGCACAAGAGGTGACTGCATCTTTAATAGCTGAATATCAGCACAAGGGGTTAAAAGCGATAGTTTCATTATCAGGATCGACAAATTCTCACGCGGTTATTTTAGCGCGAGCGCTTGGCATCCCTGCAATAATGGGCGTAGGTAATATTCCACTTTCCAGTTTTCAACAAAAGAACGCGATTATTGATGGTTATTCCGGTGAAATATTTTTATCACCTGACACAGCAACGTTAAATGAATATCAACATTTGGTACGTGAAGAAGACGAACTTCAAGAAATAGTTAAGCAAGTTATTGATCTGCCTGCAATTACTAAAGATGGTAAATCAATTGAGCTATTATTAAATGCTGGATTAGGTGCTGAATTTGATGATTCGATGAAAAATGGTGCTATTGGTATCGGCTTATATCGTACAGAAATTCCTTTTATGGAACGTAGCTGTTTTCCATCGGAACTCGAACAAATTACCTTATATAAAAAGGTCTTGAACTCTTTTCCCAGGCAACCTGTTGTTATGCGCACATTAGATGTTGGCGGAGATAAAGCATTACCATATTTTCCTATAAGTGAAGATAACCCATTTTTAGGCTGGCGCGGCATACGAATAACCCTCGATCATCCAGAAATCTTTCTAGTACAAGTACGTGCAATGCTAAGGGCAAATATAGGCTTAGGTAACTTGGAAATAATGCTGCCTATGGTCTCAGGAACAACAGAAGTAGATGATGCTGTCAGGTTGATTAATCAGGCATATTTTGAAGTAAGTAATGAAAGTGATGTAGCGGTAGCTAAACCTAAAGTGGGGATTATGCTTGAGGTTCCTTCAGTAATATTTCAATTATCAGAACTTGCAAAGAAAGTAGATTTCTTTTCCGTTGGCAGTAATGATTTAACTCAATACCTTTTGGCTGTAGATAGAAACAACTCAAGAGTCGCGCCATTATTCGACTCCTATCATCCTGCAGTATTACGGGCGCTCAATAAAATTGCGGAGCAGGCGCAAGTAGAGTTAATTGAATTAAGTTTATGTGGCGAACTTGCCAGTGAACCAGGCGGCGCCTTATTATTACTGGCCATGGGCTATGACAAATTAAGTATGAATGCGCACAATATTCCTCGAGTTAAGTGGGTTTTACGCCATTTAGATTATAAACAGGCACAATTAATATTATCCCATTGTCTAATGTTAAGCACAGCAAAACAGGTGCATAATTACTTAAATGAGCAACTTGAATTACTAGGATTAGGTGGTTTTGTCCGTGCCGGTAAGTAA
- the rppH gene encoding RNA pyrophosphohydrolase, protein MIDAEGYRANVGIVITNGKGQVFWARRYGQHSWQYPQGGVDEGETTEQTMFRELHEEVGLKPHQVEIIASTKHWLRYRLPKRLIRHESKPMCIGQKQKWFLLKLTCADDEVDLLHSGHPEFDDWRWVSYWYPVRQVVSFKRDVYRRVMKEFAPIALAPFKAEGNERKPNRHRRGSHHRRDNRRRTG, encoded by the coding sequence GTGATTGATGCCGAAGGCTATAGAGCCAACGTCGGCATAGTGATTACAAACGGTAAAGGCCAGGTTTTTTGGGCTAGACGATATGGCCAGCATTCTTGGCAGTATCCACAAGGTGGTGTTGACGAAGGTGAAACAACCGAGCAAACCATGTTTCGTGAACTGCATGAAGAAGTTGGCTTAAAACCACATCAAGTGGAAATTATCGCCAGTACAAAACATTGGCTGAGGTATCGTCTACCAAAGCGATTAATACGACATGAAAGTAAACCCATGTGTATTGGTCAAAAGCAAAAGTGGTTTTTGTTAAAACTTACTTGTGCTGATGATGAAGTAGATTTATTGCATTCAGGTCACCCTGAGTTTGATGATTGGCGTTGGGTAAGTTATTGGTATCCTGTACGCCAGGTGGTTTCATTTAAACGCGATGTATATCGCCGAGTAATGAAAGAGTTTGCACCTATCGCTTTAGCACCTTTTAAAGCTGAAGGTAATGAACGTAAGCCAAACAGACATCGCCGCGGATCTCATCATCGTCGTGACAATAGAAGACGCACTGGTTAG
- a CDS encoding D-hexose-6-phosphate mutarotase — translation MDIKLIPIEVNTKEVTSLAKNEYGEVVESKLDSNFSELLLTHELFSAHLTLHGGHVLSWQPKGHEEVFWMSKKTQLQQGKAIRGGVPICWPWFGPYNGAGNHGFARTSIWQLSGIDISSEGIKIELELSGENCSPSWSYKFSVKQVLMFSTTFSQQLIIENLSHKDFQFSNALHSYFSVSNPANIAIPDLNSASFDDKINQLLGCAPADVFNCTGPIDKIYHHNSSMTLFDKGWKRAIEIKKSNSAQWVLWNPGINIAAGMADIHQQGEDEFVCLEAANTNWITVAKGEKLSLSQEVQVYKL, via the coding sequence ATGGATATAAAATTGATACCAATAGAAGTGAATACTAAAGAAGTTACAAGCCTTGCAAAAAATGAATATGGTGAAGTGGTTGAATCAAAGTTGGACTCAAATTTTTCTGAGTTATTACTTACTCACGAATTATTTTCCGCTCATTTAACGTTACACGGTGGTCACGTATTAAGTTGGCAGCCAAAAGGCCATGAGGAAGTGTTTTGGATGAGCAAAAAGACTCAACTTCAACAAGGAAAAGCAATTCGAGGTGGCGTGCCAATTTGTTGGCCTTGGTTTGGCCCGTACAATGGAGCTGGTAACCATGGCTTTGCAAGAACAAGTATTTGGCAGCTTAGTGGTATTGATATTAGCTCTGAAGGTATCAAGATAGAACTTGAATTATCAGGCGAAAATTGTTCACCATCTTGGTCTTACAAGTTTAGTGTAAAACAAGTTTTAATGTTCTCAACTACTTTTAGTCAGCAACTTATTATTGAAAACTTGAGTCATAAAGACTTTCAGTTCTCTAATGCTCTACACAGTTATTTTAGTGTCAGTAATCCTGCTAATATTGCTATTCCGGATTTAAACTCAGCCAGTTTTGATGACAAAATCAATCAATTGCTAGGTTGCGCACCTGCCGATGTATTTAATTGTACTGGCCCTATTGATAAAATTTATCATCATAATTCATCTATGACCTTGTTTGATAAAGGTTGGAAGCGAGCCATCGAGATCAAAAAGTCAAATTCTGCTCAGTGGGTGTTGTGGAATCCAGGAATAAATATAGCTGCCGGCATGGCTGATATCCATCAGCAAGGCGAAGATGAATTTGTATGTTTAGAAGCGGCAAATACTAATTGGATAACTGTTGCTAAAGGTGAAAAGTTATCACTAAGCCAAGAAGTTCAAGTTTATAAACTCTAA
- the mutH gene encoding DNA mismatch repair endonuclease MutH, whose amino-acid sequence MLINKDNKFKPLTNYRPETEQQLIKHAQSIAGLTLGDLAAQAGVVVPDNLNREKGWIGLLLEKVLGASAGSLPMPDFPDLGIELKTLPINREGKPLETTFVCVAPLKGITGMTWEKCHLKNKLAKVLWVPVISERHIPIKERIVCTPFLWQPNQDEEQLLAQDWQELTDMIALGRVEEINAKYGQVLQLRPKAANSSVKTQAFDSQGRPFQTLPRGFYLKIPFTQMLLNNNLRVN is encoded by the coding sequence ATATTGATAAACAAAGATAACAAGTTCAAGCCTTTGACTAATTACCGCCCAGAAACAGAACAGCAACTTATAAAACACGCGCAAAGCATCGCGGGATTAACCCTTGGCGATCTTGCGGCTCAAGCTGGAGTTGTAGTTCCTGATAACTTAAATAGAGAAAAAGGTTGGATTGGTTTATTACTTGAAAAAGTTTTAGGTGCCAGCGCTGGTTCATTACCCATGCCCGACTTTCCAGATTTAGGCATAGAGCTTAAAACCCTGCCAATAAACAGAGAAGGCAAACCATTAGAAACTACGTTCGTATGTGTAGCACCATTAAAAGGCATTACCGGTATGACCTGGGAAAAATGTCACTTAAAGAATAAATTGGCAAAAGTATTATGGGTACCGGTGATCTCTGAGCGGCATATCCCTATTAAAGAGCGAATTGTCTGCACACCATTTTTATGGCAACCAAACCAAGATGAAGAACAATTATTAGCACAAGACTGGCAAGAGCTAACTGATATGATAGCTCTTGGCCGAGTAGAAGAAATAAATGCGAAATATGGTCAAGTGTTACAGCTTAGACCTAAAGCGGCAAATTCAAGTGTAAAAACCCAAGCGTTTGATTCACAAGGCAGACCTTTTCAAACTCTACCCAGAGGATTCTATTTAAAAATTCCATTTACGCAAATGCTGTTAAACAACAACCTACGGGTAAATTGA
- a CDS encoding tetratricopeptide repeat protein, translated as MNIKIIKKLVITFTALLFISGCELTPDSEKNFDTYARDDLFGEGAKSNGITSETLDEALKLAVDAEQRGDIDKALYYYIQCLDFDPNNAQALFRIAKIHDKQGNNKIAVRAYTEALAADPNNVLAYQSLGVIEMENRQYKNAQGHLQKAILLDQKRLTTLGSAKIDGYHSLDKDSPVNSYNVSGIIEDINKNFELARIYYKLALKFDDGSANILSNIGYSYYLTGDLTVAEKYYRKAISVDANFKRAWSNLGLVYARKGQYSRAIKTFKQVMSEYEAYNDLGYFVMLEGRLDEAEYFFQKAIDMSPSYFIKAYANIEQVQMKKRELWLQKQETQGLEEQEELSETKVENNEPGAELNIKSPNLEQKLAQEQVAQAKLAQVEAAQEKLAQDKLAQEKAVQEKLAQVKIAQEKLAQDKLTQEKTVQEQLAKVTAAQEKLAQDKLAQEKATQEKLAQEKAAQDKSAQVKLALVKVAQEKLAQDKLAQEKIAQEKLAQVKVTQEKLAQEKAAQDKSAQVKLALVKVAQEKLAQDKLAQEKIAQEKLAQVKVAQEKLAQDKLTQEKVAQEKLAQVKIAQEKLAQDKLAQEKATQEKLVQEKAVQDKLAQEKAAQDKSAQVKLALVKVAQEKLAQDKLAQEKAIQEKLAQVKAAQDKLAQDKQLQEDVAQQKLAQIKLAQEKSAHDKLVHEKLKQREIAQVKAAQDKLAQEQAKHEFELFKAEPTVKLDELELSSTDDIKMVQTGVSEKNL; from the coding sequence ATGAATATTAAAATAATAAAAAAATTAGTAATAACTTTTACTGCGTTGCTATTTATTAGTGGCTGTGAGTTAACACCGGATTCTGAGAAAAATTTCGATACTTATGCCCGCGATGATTTGTTTGGAGAAGGCGCTAAAAGTAACGGCATTACCAGTGAAACTCTCGATGAAGCTCTAAAATTGGCTGTCGATGCTGAACAACGAGGGGATATCGATAAAGCGCTTTATTATTACATTCAATGTTTAGATTTTGATCCGAATAATGCCCAAGCATTATTTCGAATCGCTAAAATCCATGACAAGCAAGGTAATAATAAGATAGCTGTGCGAGCGTATACCGAAGCGTTGGCAGCTGATCCGAATAATGTATTGGCTTATCAATCTCTTGGGGTTATAGAGATGGAAAACCGACAATATAAAAATGCACAGGGACATTTACAAAAAGCCATATTATTGGACCAGAAACGATTGACTACCTTAGGCAGCGCTAAAATTGATGGTTACCACTCTTTAGATAAAGACTCCCCTGTCAACTCTTATAATGTTTCTGGCATCATTGAGGATATCAATAAAAACTTTGAGTTAGCACGTATCTATTATAAATTGGCATTAAAGTTTGATGACGGCTCTGCGAATATACTGTCTAATATTGGTTATTCCTACTACCTAACAGGTGATTTAACCGTTGCGGAGAAATATTACCGTAAAGCTATCAGTGTCGATGCTAATTTTAAGCGGGCATGGAGCAATTTAGGCTTAGTTTATGCTCGTAAAGGGCAGTACAGTCGAGCAATAAAAACCTTTAAGCAAGTTATGAGTGAGTATGAAGCCTATAACGATTTAGGTTATTTTGTCATGCTTGAAGGGCGCTTAGATGAAGCGGAATATTTTTTCCAAAAAGCGATTGATATGTCGCCGAGTTACTTTATAAAAGCATATGCGAATATAGAGCAAGTACAGATGAAAAAGCGAGAGCTTTGGTTGCAAAAACAAGAAACACAAGGATTAGAAGAGCAAGAAGAGCTTTCTGAAACTAAAGTCGAAAATAATGAACCTGGGGCTGAACTTAATATAAAGTCACCTAACCTTGAACAAAAGCTGGCACAAGAACAAGTTGCTCAAGCAAAACTTGCCCAAGTAGAAGCTGCTCAAGAGAAATTGGCCCAAGATAAGCTGGCACAAGAAAAAGCTGTTCAAGAAAAACTAGCACAAGTTAAAATTGCACAAGAGAAACTTGCCCAAGATAAGTTGACACAAGAAAAGACTGTTCAAGAGCAACTAGCTAAAGTAACAGCTGCTCAAGAGAAATTGGCCCAAGATAAGCTCGCACAAGAAAAAGCTACTCAAGAGAAATTAGCACAAGAAAAAGCCGCGCAAGATAAGTCGGCTCAAGTTAAGCTAGCATTAGTCAAAGTCGCTCAAGAGAAATTAGCCCAAGATAAACTGGCACAAGAAAAAATTGCTCAAGAGAAACTAGCCCAAGTCAAAGTTACTCAAGAGAAATTAGCACAAGAAAAAGCCGCGCAAGATAAGTCGGCTCAAGTTAAGCTAGCATTAGTCAAAGTCGCTCAAGAGAAATTAGCCCAAGATAAACTGGCACAAGAAAAAATTGCTCAAGAGAAACTAGCCCAAGTCAAAGTCGCTCAAGAGAAATTAGCGCAAGATAAGCTGACACAAGAAAAAGTTGCTCAAGAGAAACTAGCTCAAGTAAAAATTGCTCAAGAGAAATTAGCACAAGATAAACTAGCACAAGAAAAAGCTACTCAAGAGAAATTAGTGCAGGAAAAAGCTGTGCAAGATAAACTTGCTCAAGAAAAAGCCGCGCAAGATAAATCGGCTCAAGTTAAGCTGGCATTAGTAAAAGTCGCTCAAGAGAAACTAGCACAAGATAAGCTGGCACAAGAAAAAGCTATTCAAGAAAAACTCGCCCAAGTAAAAGCTGCTCAAGACAAATTGGCGCAAGATAAGCAGCTCCAAGAAGACGTTGCACAACAGAAACTGGCACAAATAAAGTTAGCACAAGAAAAGTCAGCTCATGATAAACTTGTACATGAGAAGCTGAAGCAAAGAGAAATAGCACAAGTAAAAGCTGCTCAAGATAAATTAGCACAGGAACAAGCGAAGCATGAATTTGAATTATTTAAAGCTGAGCCGACTGTTAAACTCGATGAATTAGAACTCAGCTCTACTGATGATATCAAAATGGTACAGACAGGCGTATCTGAGAAAAACCTTTAA
- a CDS encoding type II secretion system F family protein, whose translation MSNQVIFLLLVFGAVIFMSQTLFVSVYSPQRAKTRQLKKQLDQLAAVDELQVDLVLNHRLEKLPAVFKKLEQMDFFASITRKLDMGGKSLFGHQYVFIGIVFIALITPLVWLFTFDPLFVLISAIIIAIGFHLKLNRDISARLEKIEEQFPQTLDVLKRGLQAGYAFSESLKLVCDETKGELAEEFNLMFKQINYGSDVKTALLTFVHRVPTTSAMGFASAVSIQKETGGNLAEKIENIARIIRQRFKFKRRVRTLSAEGRLSGWVLILTPFVLFAVIYFSTPSYVETLISTPNGINLIKWGIFGMIIGIWWINKIIQIEV comes from the coding sequence ATGAGTAATCAAGTAATTTTTTTATTGTTGGTATTTGGGGCTGTTATTTTTATGTCACAGACATTATTTGTTTCTGTTTATAGCCCACAACGGGCAAAAACTAGGCAATTAAAAAAACAGCTGGATCAATTAGCCGCTGTAGATGAGCTGCAGGTAGACCTGGTGTTGAACCATAGATTGGAAAAACTGCCTGCCGTTTTTAAAAAATTAGAACAAATGGATTTTTTTGCCAGTATAACCCGTAAATTAGATATGGGCGGTAAGAGTTTATTTGGTCATCAATACGTATTTATTGGCATTGTTTTTATTGCCTTAATAACACCGTTGGTTTGGTTGTTTACCTTTGATCCTCTTTTTGTTCTTATTTCAGCAATTATCATCGCTATCGGCTTTCATCTTAAATTGAATCGAGATATTAGTGCCAGGCTAGAAAAAATTGAAGAGCAATTTCCCCAAACCTTAGACGTTTTAAAGCGAGGTTTGCAGGCCGGGTATGCATTTTCTGAATCATTAAAACTAGTATGTGATGAAACTAAAGGTGAATTAGCCGAAGAGTTTAATTTGATGTTTAAACAAATTAACTATGGCAGTGATGTAAAAACCGCCCTGTTAACCTTCGTCCATCGAGTGCCAACTACTTCAGCGATGGGGTTTGCTAGCGCAGTGAGTATTCAAAAAGAAACAGGAGGGAATTTAGCTGAAAAAATTGAAAACATTGCTCGAATTATTCGCCAGCGCTTTAAATTTAAACGCAGGGTTAGAACTCTTTCTGCCGAAGGAAGGCTTTCTGGTTGGGTATTAATTCTAACTCCATTTGTGTTGTTCGCGGTGATATATTTTTCTACCCCATCTTATGTAGAAACGCTAATCTCGACTCCCAATGGCATTAATTTAATTAAGTGGGGGATTTTCGGCATGATAATCGGCATTTGGTGGATCAATAAAATCATTCAAATAGAGGTTTAA
- a CDS encoding type II secretion system F family protein, whose protein sequence is MEYFIGLINSIVKDPQAAQWAIYIIAGFAGLTFAIALTFFISGVYSPVRLQLQKLQSSPGSVQQSNESFTNTLEHSLDKMSFLQLEFSGDNKTKRLLIHAGLHSENALKIYNALKLLLLLVGATISVLVLQQFPNLSTFISLYLVALILGGCYLLPGIVLTQLAQRRMLNLRRNFPDALDLLVVCTESGLGLLEAFQRVSKELEYAHPELAHELNLVCTKVRVGLTLQEALHEFSERTGLEDIRGLNSVIVQSLRLGTGIAATLRIYSDEYRDKRLQEAEEKAAKLGVKMIFPMMFCIWPSFFIVAVGPAVLKVMAVWGEAF, encoded by the coding sequence ATGGAATATTTCATTGGTTTAATAAATAGTATCGTTAAAGATCCACAAGCAGCGCAGTGGGCTATTTATATTATTGCTGGTTTTGCCGGACTCACTTTTGCAATAGCGCTAACCTTTTTTATCTCTGGGGTGTATTCTCCGGTTCGTCTACAGTTACAAAAACTGCAGTCGTCTCCTGGAAGTGTTCAACAGAGCAATGAAAGTTTCACCAATACCTTAGAACATTCTCTAGATAAAATGTCATTTTTACAGCTTGAATTCTCTGGTGATAATAAAACCAAGCGGTTACTCATTCATGCCGGTCTTCACTCTGAAAATGCTTTGAAAATTTATAATGCGTTAAAATTGTTATTGCTGCTAGTTGGAGCCACTATTTCCGTACTGGTTTTGCAACAATTCCCTAATTTATCCACATTTATCAGCTTATATTTGGTCGCTTTGATTTTAGGTGGGTGCTACCTATTACCTGGCATTGTTTTAACTCAATTAGCCCAGCGAAGAATGCTCAATTTACGGCGTAACTTCCCCGATGCGCTCGATTTATTGGTGGTCTGTACTGAATCTGGTTTAGGTTTGCTGGAAGCCTTTCAGCGAGTGAGTAAAGAGTTGGAGTACGCTCATCCAGAACTGGCGCACGAATTAAATTTGGTATGCACTAAAGTTCGGGTCGGCTTGACTCTGCAAGAAGCGCTACATGAATTTAGTGAACGCACTGGCTTAGAAGATATTCGTGGCCTAAACTCGGTGATAGTACAAAGTTTACGTTTAGGTACTGGTATTGCCGCAACATTAAGGATTTATTCTGATGAGTATCGTGATAAGCGTTTGCAAGAGGCAGAAGAAAAAGCGGCAAAATTGGGGGTGAAAATGATATTCCCAATGATGTTTTGTATTTGGCCGTCATTCTTTATTGTTGCGGTAGGTCCAGCTGTTCTGAAAGTAATGGCAGTATGGGGTGAAGCATTTTAG